A genomic segment from Aegilops tauschii subsp. strangulata cultivar AL8/78 chromosome 1, Aet v6.0, whole genome shotgun sequence encodes:
- the LOC109762600 gene encoding uncharacterized protein yields MEKLGIKEKQLLPSRTVFHGTGLSCSLIGKIKIDVLFGDKDHFCREPIWFEVVNLDSPYHALLGRPALAKFMAGIITIAGDYQKSAACAAASSRLAESLVITEEKRLLDRVVAMASKQPGMPSDPKETEAQGSFQPAKETKKIALDPEHPERFAVVGSNLDIK; encoded by the exons atggagaagttgggcATCAAGGAGAAGCAGCTCCTGCCCAGTCGGACTGTCTTCCACGGCACCGGACTTTCCTGCTCCctaatcggcaagatcaagatcgACGTCCTGTTCGGTGATAAAGACCACTTCTGCCGCGAgccaatctggttcgaggtggttaACCTGGACAGCCCCTACCACGCGCTCTTGGGCCGGcctgcgctggccaagttcatggca ggcatcatcaccatagccggcgACTACCAGAAGTCGGCCGCATGTGCTGctgccagcagtcggctggccgagtccctcgtcaTCACCGAAGAGAAGCGTCTCCTTGACCGggtggtggccatggccagcaagcagccgggCATGCCATCCGACCCCAAGGAGACAGAggctcagggctccttccagccggccaaagagaccAAGAAGATTGCCTTGGACCCAGAGCACCCGGAGAGATTTGCTGTCGTAGGCTCCAATCTCGACatcaaatag